The following proteins are encoded in a genomic region of Thunnus maccoyii chromosome 8, fThuMac1.1, whole genome shotgun sequence:
- the slc25a5 gene encoding ADP/ATP translocase 2 — translation MSEQAISFAKDFLAGGIAAAISKTAVAPIERVKLLLQVQHASKQISADKQYKGIVDCVVRIPKEQGFLSFWRGNLANVIRYFPTQALNFAFKDKYKKVFLDGVDKHKQFWRYFAGNLASGGAAGATSLCFVYPLDFARTRLAADVGKAGAEREFKGLGDCLVKISKSDGIKGLYQGFSVSVQGIIIYRAAYFGVYDTAKGMLPDPKNTHIIVSWMIAQSVTAVAGLVSYPFDTVRRRMMMQSGRKGADIMYSGTIDCWRKIARDEGGKAFFKGAWSNVLRGMGGAFVLVLYDELKKVL, via the exons ATGAGTGAACAAGCTATTTCATTCGCCAAGGACTTCTTGGCTGGTGGTATTGCCGCTGCCATCTCCAAAACAGCTGTTGCCCCCATCGAGAGAGTCAAGCTTCTTCTGCAG GTGCAACATGCCAGCAAGCAGATTTCAGCTGACAAGCAGTACAAGGGCATTGTCGATTGTGTCGTCCGTATCCCCAAAGAGCAGGGCTTCCTCTCGTTCTGGAGAGGCAATCTAGCCAACGTCATCCGATACTTCCCCACTCAGGCCCTCAACTTTGCTTTCAAGGACAAATACAAGAAGGTTTTCCTCGATGGCGTGGACAAGCATAAGCAGTTCTGGAGATACTTCGCAGGGAACTTGGCCTCTGGTGGTGCCGCTGGAGCCACATCGCTCTGTTTCGTCTACCCCCTCGACTTCGCCAGAACACGTCTGGCTGCTGATGTGGGCAAAGCCGGAGCAGAGCGTGAGTTCAAAGGCCTGGGAGACTGCTTGGTGAAGATCTCAAAGTCTGATGGCATCAAGGGTCTGTACCAGGGCTTCAGTGTGTCAGTGCAGGGCATTATCATCTACAGAGCTGCTTACTTTGGCGTCTATGACACAGCAAAGG GCATGCTTCCAGACCccaagaacacacacattattgtcaGCTGGATGATTGCTCAGTCTGTGACTGCAGTCGCTGGTCTTGTGTCCTACCCCTTCGACACTGTCCGTCGTCGTATGATGATGCAGTCTGGACGCAAAGGAG CGGACATCATGTACAGCGGCACCATTGACTGCTGGAGGAAGATCGCCCGTGATGAGGGCGGCAAGGCTTTCTTCAAGGGAGCGTGGTCTAATGTGCTGAGAGGCATGGGTGGCGCTTTTGTGCTTGTCTTGTATGACGAGCTTAAGAAAGTCCTCTAA